One Benincasa hispida cultivar B227 chromosome 5, ASM972705v1, whole genome shotgun sequence genomic window carries:
- the LOC120077050 gene encoding heat stress transcription factor A-7a-like produces the protein MNPQYPVKEEDAGPSSPEVGGGYGLPLTPPQPMEGLYDVGPPPFLIKTFDMVDDPITDHIISWGRGGISFIVWDPKAFSANLLPRFFKHNNFSSFIRQLNTYGFRKINPERWEFANEGFLRGQKHLLRTIRRRKPPTSDSLPPEQEPSACVEIGRFGLDVELDRLKRDKQVVMMELVKLRREQQNTRAYIQAMEQKLQGTEMKQRQMMKFLARAMQNPDFIHQLIQQKKKRGLEEAATKKRRRPIDQGPNSSRGSEEGISNPIKIEPIEFCGYEVSELEALALEMQGLGKTVKKETEVKEEMQAPESGDTELDEGFWEEFFSGRIEEDDDDTNNAVVKALSDRFGYLGSIP, from the exons ATGAATCCTCAATACCCAGTGAAGGAGGAGGATGCGGGGCCAAGCTCGCCGGAGGTAGGCGGCGGTTATGGCTTACCGTTGACGCCGCCGCAGCCGATGGAGGGTCTTTACGACGTTGGTCCACCGCCATTTCTGATCAAGACATTTGATATGGTGGATGATCCAATTACCGATCACATTATCTCTTGGGGCAGGGGAGGCATCAGCTTCATTGTATGGGATCCCAAGGCCTTCTCTGCTAATTTGCTTCCTCGATTCTTCAAGCACAACAATTTCTCAAGCTTCATCCGGCAGCTCAACACTTAT GGTTTTAGGAAGATTAATCCAGAGAGATGGGAGTTTGCAAATGAAGGATTCTTAAGAGGCCAAAAGCATCTTCTTAGAACTATTAGGAGAAGAAAACCACCAACCTCTGACTCTTTGCCTCCAGAACAAGAACCCAGTGCTTGTGTCGAAATTGGTCGATTCGGGCTCGATGTCGAACTCGACCGATTGAAACGGGACAAGCAAGTGGTGATGATGGAACTAGTTAAGCTAAGGCGTGAGCAGCAGAACACAAGAGCTTACATACAAGCAATGGAACAAAAGCTGCAAGGGACAGAGATGAAACAACGACAGATGATGAAATTCTTGGCAAGAGCAATGCAGAATCCAGACTTCATTCACCAACTAATCcaacagaagaagaaaagaggccTTGAAGAAGCTGCAACAAAGAAGAGGAGGAGGCCTATTGACCAAGGACCGAACAGTTCCAGAGGCAGTGAAGAGGGCATCTCAAACCCCATTAAGATTGAGCCAATAGAATTTTGTGGATATGAAGTATCTGAATTAGAAGCACTTGCTTTGGAAATGCAAGGATTAGGCAAGACAGTTAAGAAAGAAACCGAAGTAAAAGAAGAGATGCAAGCTCCAGAGAGTGGAGATACAGAGCTGGATGAGGGATTTTGGGAAGAGTTTTTCAGTGGAAGAATAGAAGAAGACGACGACGACACCAACAACGCCGTAGTGAAAGCCTTAAGCGATCGCTTCGGTTATTTAGGTTCAATCCCCTAA